The window CCGACCAGGAAGAACACGGCGAGGGTCTGCAAGACCCAGGAGATCGGGGCGAGCCACGGCAGATGCTGCAAGGGGCTCGCCGTGCGCAGCGTGCCGTCCGCCGCCACCAGGGCGGTGACCAGCCAGTGGCCGAGGACGACCCCGAGGATGGCGAGGGCGCGCAGGGCGTCGACGGCCCGGTCCCGGGACGCGGGGGTGAGGGTGTCCAGGTGCCGGGCGCGCCGGCGCAGGGCGGTCTCGGTCCGCTCAGACACGGGTGACCTCCGAGGTCGCGCCGAGGGTGATCCGGGCCAGGTTGGCGAGCGAGGCCGAGCCCGGGGTGAAGTAGCCGCTGTGCCCGGCGCGGGCCGCGTCGAAGACCCGGGCGCCGAAGGCGCCGGAGACCGGGTCGGTGCCGAAGCCGACGGTGGTGCCGAAGAGTTGGGCACGGACGTGCGGGACGTTCCCGACCCAGTCCTCGCTGCCGCGGGCCGCCCAGATCCGGGCGCGGGCGTGCAGGTCCGCGGCCGAGTCGGCGCCGGTGCCGGGGCTGCCGACCAGGGCGATGTCGGCCACGTCGAGGCCGGGGGCGGCCCGGCCGCAGACGACCGAACCGTAGGAGTGGCAGAGGAGCGAGATCCACGCCCCGGCCGAGGTGAGAGCGTGCAACTGCCGCACGAGGGCGCGCAGTCGGGGGGCCGCGTGACCGGCGCGGGCCGGGGTGGCCACGGTGGCGCTGACCGTCGCCGGGGTCGCGTAGCCGAGCCAGGCGACCACGGCGACGTGGTGGCCGGCGGGGGCGCGGCGCAGGAGCTCCGCGTGCAGGGCGGCCGCGGCCCGGTGGAAGCGGGCGTAGGTGTCCAGCGTGGTGTCGGAGCCGGGGACGAGCACCGCCACGTGGTCGGCACGGGGCAGGTCGCCGAGGACCTCGGTGGCCAGGCCGGTGCCTCGGCCGTCGAAGGAGAGGAGGTGCCGGGCGGGGGCGGCCAGAGCGCGGTCCGCGGCGGCGCGGTGTGCGTCGCCGTGGCCGGCGGCCATGCGGGCCGCCTCGGCGGCGTCGGCCCGGTTGGCGCCGTAGGCGGTGCGCAGGGCCGCGGGGGTGAGGGGGGCGGCCAGGGCGGCGGGGGGCGGCGCGGGGATGCCGGGGCGGGCGGCGCCCGCGAGGGGGGCGACGATGGCGGCGGTGAGGAGGGCGGCGAGCACCGCCCGGAGCCAGGAGGTCCGTCGTCCCCACCGCGTCACCGGCCCGGCTTCCGGCGCCGGCGGGCGGCGCTCGGCGAGCGGCTCCGCCGTCGGCGGGCGGGGGTTCCTGGCGGGCGGTGCGGCGTACCCCATGGTGCGCTTCCCTTCGGAGTGCCCGGCCATCGGGCTTGTCCACCAGGGAAGTTAGGGATCGGCACCGGTCGTCGGCGTCCCGCCGGAGAGCTGTCCCGCGGGGTAGCTCTCAGGTACTACGGGTATCACCGGGGTCCGGGACCGCAGGCGCGGCCGGGCTCCGGTTTGTCCGGAATCCGGTTGTCACCAGGCCAGTTGAGCGATCTCCTCCGCCGCGACCGCGCACGCGTCCGCGGCCGGGTCGATCAGCGGGAAGTGGCCCACGCCCTCCAGTAGGGTCAGGCCCACCATCTCGCCGGCCTTCGCCGCGGCGTCCGCGTAGGCCTCGGCCACCGCCTGCGGTACGTCCAGGTCGGCACGGCCCTGCACCACGGTCGTCGCGATGCCCGTCGGCAGGAGGAGGGCGGGGTCCGCGTACGGCCGCCGCTCCTCGAAGTGGTCCGGCCCGCCGAGGAGTTGGAGGGACGCGTTGCCGCAGACGTCCAGCTTCCCGGCCACCTCGAAGTCCGCGATCGGGGCGAGGGCGACGACACCGCGGAGAAGGGCGGGGCGCTCGGTGCGCCACGGGGCGTCCGGGGGCAGCACATGGCGGGCCGCCGCCCACAGCGCCAGGTGGCCGCCCGCCGAGTGCCCGGTGAGGACCGTGCGGCGGGCGTCGGCCTGCGGAAGCGACGCGCGGACCAGCGCGGGCAGCGCGTCCAGGGCGGCCGCGACGTCGTCGAAGGTGTCGGGCCAGCGGCCGGCGAGGGGGGCCGCGGAACCGGTCCCGGCGTTCTGCGCGGGGATCTGGGGCTCACCGCCCCGTCGGTACTCGACGTTGGCCACGGCGAAGCCCCTGCGGGCCAGGAAGCCGGCGAAGGGGGTGATGTGGCGGCGGTCGTAGGGGGCGCGCCAGGCGCCGCCGTGCAGGACGACGACCAGCGGGGCGAAGGAGGCGCCGGCGTCGGCCCGGGGGGCGTAGAAGTCGATCACCTGGTCGGGGTGGTCGCCGTAGGCGGCGGTCGCGTCGGGGTCGACCGGGGGGTGCGAGAAGGCCGACTCCTCCTCGGCGGCGGCGCGGGCTGCTGCGGAGTCGTCCGGCATGCTCCAACCTCTCGGCGAGGGAACGGGTGCGTGATGTGACGGACCAGGTGGGGATCGTTCGCCGGCCGTTGGACGGGGACGGTATCAGGCGGGTGACGTGCGGGGACACGGGGATGTGACGCAGGGTGAGGGGCGGAACGGTTCCGAGGGGGCGGAGCCGCCGGACGCGGGACTCCGCCCCCGGCGGACTACG of the Streptomyces sp. 1222.5 genome contains:
- a CDS encoding alpha/beta hydrolase yields the protein MGYAAPPARNPRPPTAEPLAERRPPAPEAGPVTRWGRRTSWLRAVLAALLTAAIVAPLAGAARPGIPAPPPAALAAPLTPAALRTAYGANRADAAEAARMAAGHGDAHRAAADRALAAPARHLLSFDGRGTGLATEVLGDLPRADHVAVLVPGSDTTLDTYARFHRAAAALHAELLRRAPAGHHVAVVAWLGYATPATVSATVATPARAGHAAPRLRALVRQLHALTSAGAWISLLCHSYGSVVCGRAAPGLDVADIALVGSPGTGADSAADLHARARIWAARGSEDWVGNVPHVRAQLFGTTVGFGTDPVSGAFGARVFDAARAGHSGYFTPGSASLANLARITLGATSEVTRV
- a CDS encoding alpha/beta hydrolase, yielding MPDDSAAARAAAEEESAFSHPPVDPDATAAYGDHPDQVIDFYAPRADAGASFAPLVVVLHGGAWRAPYDRRHITPFAGFLARRGFAVANVEYRRGGEPQIPAQNAGTGSAAPLAGRWPDTFDDVAAALDALPALVRASLPQADARRTVLTGHSAGGHLALWAAARHVLPPDAPWRTERPALLRGVVALAPIADFEVAGKLDVCGNASLQLLGGPDHFEERRPYADPALLLPTGIATTVVQGRADLDVPQAVAEAYADAAAKAGEMVGLTLLEGVGHFPLIDPAADACAVAAEEIAQLAW